TTATAATTAATTTGTTTAGCAAGTTCAGGGTCTGCAGTAAAACGGCAAACTTTCTTCTTATACTTGTTTTGTTTTTTAGGGGGGCGTCCTCCATCTTGGTCTAAAGGCATGCCCTCAGCAGTAATTTCCTGCTTTAATTCTTCTTGTGTTTCATTATCTGACATGAATGTTGTCCTCGTTAAAAAGGTATATCGTCGTCCATCGCAGAACTTCCCATATCATCTTGAGCAGATGAATAAGAAGAAGATCCGCTACTAGCGGAAGAGCCGTACTCTCCGCTTCCATTCTCCCTTGCACCGCCTATCATCTGGAAATTTTCCACGACGATACGAATGCGGGAGGCCTTCTTGCCTTCCATGGTTTCCCAGGTGTCCTGCTTAAGGCGACCCTCGATCACGAGTTGTTTGCCTTTTTTGCAGTATTGCTGGATGATATCCGCGCCTTTTCCCCAAGCCTCGCAGTCGAAAAAATGAGTTTCCTCTTTTTTCTCTCCGCCGGTTACATAAGTGCGACCGTTAGCTAAGGAAAAATTCACAAGAGAAGTCCCGTTTACGGTTTTAAATTCCGGATCACGGGTCAGGCGCCCGACAAGGGTCACCCGATTGATATCGTTAGCCATTGAGGCGGACGATCATAGAGCGAAGTAAATTTTGGTTTAGACCAAAGTCACGCTCTACCTTTTCTAAGGCGGATTGTTCTGCATTCACTTTGAAGTGTGTGAATATTCCGTAGTCTTGGTGTTGGATTGGATGCCAAAGTTTCTTTTGACCCCAATCTTCTTCTGCGGTCACGTTGATGGAATGCTTTTTGAAGATCTCTAGGACCTCAGTTTTAGCTACTTCCTTCGCGGTTGAACGCGTGATTGTAGTAATCTCGTAGTTTCTCAAAAGTTTCTCCTATGGGAAAATGCCCGTCTGCGCAAATGCGGCGAGCAGAAGAACCGAATTTTGTCCTATTTTCGGCTTTAGGGGCAAGGGGTCAAGTGGAATAGATTTGGGCGTCTTAGTTCCCAAAAAGCTTCTAAGGCGTAATTAGAATCAATATTCCGATAACCTTCTTCATTTCTAATTCCAATTTTCTAGATCCATTTTTTGACTCTCCAAAATGCAAGGGAATGTCTTTTCCGTCCTAAGACTCCATATTTCATGAATTTTGCTTGCGATTTCATGAAACTGGCCCACCATTTTCTGGGAGGTTCAGAATATGGCAAACTTACAAGTCAGGGACATAGACGACAGACTCTACGAAGCATTAAAAAGGAGGGCTGAAATGGAACACAGATCCGTAAGCCAAGAAGTAGTTCTTCTAATAGAGAACTATCTAGCACACGACAATAAAGAATCCGAACGTAAGACCTTGGGTTTCTTAGAATTATCAGGCTCCTGGGTAGATGACAGAAGTCCTGACAAGATCGTAAAGGACATACGTTCCTCTCGAACCAAGAACACGATAGGAAAGGATGCAGATGAGCTATTTGATTGATACTGATATTATCATCTATAGCTTAAAGGAAGATCCGATTGTCCGGCAAAATTTTTTGGACCGTAAGAACTCCATCAAATCAGTCTCCGTAATCACTTATGGAGAATTGGTTTTTGGGGCCCAGAAATCTTCTTATAAGGAAAGAAATCTAGCTACTGTCCGAAGAATTGCCGAACTTTTTCCGGTGATAGAATTGACCGAAGGAATTATGGAAACGTTTGGAGAACTCAAGGCTACTCAGCAGAAAAAAGGAAATCCTATAGAGGACTTCGATCTACTCATAGGATCTACGGCTTTGTATTTGAACTATACCTTAGTTACGAATAACGAAAGGCATTTCCAAAAAATTCCAGGACTAAAAATAGAAAACTGGGCCTACGCAGCTTAGTTCAGTTCCACCCAGCCTCTATCTCCTTCTATCCGAATCTTAGTACCCAAGTCTTGGGAAAGGACCGCGATTTCTTTCAAAAAATTCTCGGCTTCCTTTCCTTCAAGAGGTCTGACTAAATGATCTTCATTTTGGAACTTTCCGAAAATAGGGACAAGCTCAATATCGATCAATTTGCTTTTTTTAATATGAAGTATTACGATTAAGTTATGGTTTAAGTAGGCGTTCCTGCTTCCAAAGATCAAATTTCCCAAAGAATAAAATACGATCGTATTTCCGATCTTCTCGATACCTTGGGGAATATGAGGATGGTGTCCTACAATAATATCCAATCCGCCGTCAGCCAATGTTTTTGCGGTCTTTCTCTGTTCAATCGTCGGAAAAGGAGAATATTCCACTCCCCAATGAAGTGAAAGTATCCTGAATTGTTTTCCCGCGGAAATTGTTTTAGATTTTTTATCTCTTTTAGAAGTCCGAGATGAATTCAGTTGGAATTTTTCTATTTGGACCTTTTTTAAGATCAGTTCAGGATCCAGAGGCATAACACCGGGAGTTTGTCCTGCGTAATGAGACCTACCTTCCGCCACATTAGTTGCGGAATAAACTCTAAGATAAGTATCCTTCCCTTCCCAAACCCAAGGACGAAAAGCGAACTCCAAATTTTTGCCGGCACCGATAGAATAGATATTTCTATTTCCTAAAAATTTGAGAGTTTCTTCCAGTCCTTCCGGACCATGATCCATCGCATGGTTGTTTCCAAGAGAAACAAGATCCACTCCTAAAAAGCTCATAGTTTCTAGATCAGATTCTTTTGCTTGGAAAACGTAAGCCTTACCGTGATCCCAGCTTTTTTCGGATACCACAGGAGTTTCTAAATTTAAAATTCTTAGGTCAGCGCTTTCAAAAACCGATTTTAGTCCTTTAACCGGGGCCAATTCTCCTTTGGACTTGATCGTATCCCGGATCCCCCAATTAAACATAACGTCCCCGCCCAGTAGGACTTTTACCACTTCGGGATCTTCTTCTTTTCCAAATAACTTTTCTATTTGGGTTTCGATCTTATTTACGATACTTGTTTGTGGTTCGACAGGTTTTTCGGCACTGGAAGAATTTTCAGGAACTCCAGCGCATGCAAACGTGAGTAAAATCGGAAAACTGAGAAGGACCGAAATCGAGGAAATGAGGTGTTTTCGAAAAAACAACATGTTTCGGGACAGTTTTAAGTCCCGATTCGTTTTCGGAAATAAAATACTGAAAAAAGAAAAACCCTTAAGGAGATTCTTTAGAAATAAATAAGCTGTTACTACCCTTAGCAGGATCTATTATTTAAAGATCAGAAAGCCAAAAAGAACTAAAACTAAACCCAAAAGCCCGATCCTCACGCCCACTTTAGCCATATCTTTGATCTCGAAACCGCCCACAGCATAAGCCACTGCATTCGGAGGAGTAGATACAGGCAAAGACATCGCTAAAGACGCACCTAACGCGGATCCTAAAACCAACTGGATTGCATAGGATTCATTTCCAGGAAGTAATAAGGCAGCAACAGGAAGAGCCAAAGGAACCAAAAGATTTGCAGTAGCAGTATTGGATAAGAATGTAGAAAGAAAAAGTCCAATCGAGAAGAAAATCCCAAGCACCCAAAGACTTTCTCCGGGTCCTGCTTGTTTACCGATCAATTCTCCGAACCAGATCCCTGCCCCGCTTTTTTCTATTCCTGTCCCGAGAGCGATCCCGCCTGCAACTAAGATCAGAACATCCCATTCCAAAGAACGTAAATCATTAGATTCTAATATTCCGAACGAAGTAAAAAGAAGAAGTGGGAATAAAGCCACAACTCCCGCAGGTATCCCATGAAATGATTCGCTCAACCATAGAAGTACGGTAGTCAAAAATCCGAACAAAACAAATCTCAATTTTTTCTCGGAACCTTCTTCGGAGATCGTTTCATAACGAAGAGAAAGAGTTAAACCTTCACTCGCGGGAAATGCGCGAAGAAGCCAGAACCAAGCTGCAAAAAGTAGAATGATGAGTAGCGGAACAGCAACGAGCATCCAAGTGCCGAAAGAAATATAATCTCCATATCCTTGGTTTTTCAAATTTGCAAATGCGATCACATTCGGAGGAGAACCGATCGGAGTTCCAATCCCCCCTAAGTTTGCAGCAAATGGGATCCCGATCAGGACCGCTTTTCTAAATTTTTCATCCTTATCCAAAACCATAAGTAATGGGAACACAAGTGCGATCATCAGAGAAGCCGTGGCAGTATTACTCATCCAAAGAGAGATTGTGGCAGTGATACACATAAGACCGAGTAATACATATTTGGGAGAAGTCCCGAAATAAGGAAGAACCCTGTTTGCAAGCCAACGATCCACTCCTACTTTCACACAAGACTTGGCTAATGCAAAACTTCCCAAAAACAAAACAACTGCGGAATCAGCAAGTGACGCCAAGAATACGGCAGGAGGAGTCGGTTTTCCGGGGCCCGCATATTGTTTTAAAAATTCCCATTTGCCTGGATTCGAAAAAATGATGATCTCGGAAAATATGATCAGGATAGAAGTGGCATGACCCGGAATAATCTCGAAAATCCATAATCCTGCAGAGATCAAAAATATAAAAAACATCCCTCCCACGGAAGGAGGAACATAACCGTAAAAGGAAAATACAGGAGGAACACAAGCAAGTAGTATGGAAAAAATAAAACCGACGTATTTCAATTTCATATATGTGCTAAAAACCTAATATTCAAAAATCCGTAACAAAAAATATAAACCGGATATATCATTCGAAAATGATCGTTCTGTTTTGAAAGATCATAACTCTATCTTCCAAAAGCAGACGAAGAGCCTTGGATAATACTACCTTCTCCAGATCCCTTCCGTATAGGACCAGACGTTCCGGAGAATAACCATGATCGACATGACAAACGTCTTGGACTAAGATCGGACCCTCGTCCAAATTTTCAGTCACTATATGGGCAGTTCCACCTATGATCTTGACCCCGCGTTTATATGCTTGTTCGTAAGGTTTTGCACCCACGAATGCAGGTAAAAACGAATGATGGATATTTAATATACGATGCTCCCATTTTTTTACGAATTCCGGAGTGAGTATTCTCATATATTTTGCAAGAACGATCCAATCCGGTTGGAGTTTCTTCAGATAAGAATTCAATTGGTTTTCATGTTCTTCTCTGCTTAACCCTTCACTCGAAATACAATGAAAAGGAAGTTTAAAGTCTCGGACCAGATCTCCTAAAACTTCGTGATTGGAAACCACACCCAAAAGTTCCATGGGTAATTCTCCGTATCTCCAACGAAGAAGAATATCTCCCAAACAATGAGGCTCTTTTGTAGCGAGTAAAACTACCTTAGGAAATCTTGGGTTGGATAGAGTAAGCTCCGCATCTTTCGGCAGGATTTTTGCGAGTTCGGAGATAAGACCTTCTTCTTTGGAGCTGTTCTCAAGAGAGTATTCGGTTCTCATAAAGAATACCTTCTCCAATGGTTCCACAAATTCCTGATTACCTACGATATTGGCGCCGATATTCGCTAAAAATCCAGTGATCCTATGGATGAGTCCTGCCTCGTCTTTGCAACGGATCAAGAGTATTCTGTTCTTTTTCAGATTGGATTCCTGGTTCAAAATTTCTCCTTTTCTAGTCTGCAGAATCGCCTAAGAAGTCTAAAATTTCGGCTAATCTTCCTGCCAAACCGGAAAAGGAATATCTTCTTTTTACCTTCCAAAAGCAGGTTTTGGGCTGGATCGGTCGGATCCGGGACCTTCTCCGCCCATTAGCACTCTTTATAAAAAAGTGCTAATTTTTATAAAAAATAGTGGAACCTTTTGAACAATTTAGCACTCTATATATTAAAGTGCTAAATACGCCCAGGAGGCAAATAATGAGAAACCCTAATTTTTTTAGCGAAGTCAGAAGAATTCAAAATAGATTCCATAATTTATTCGATCCGGTCTGGGAAGGCGGACAGGTATATCCTGCGCTAAATGTTTATACAGACCAAGACAAGATCTCAGTGACCGCAGAAGTTCCTGGACTTTCTCCCGAAGATCTGGACATCACGGTAGCCCATAACCTTCTCACTATCTCAGGTGAATGGAAGGAATACACACAAGACAAACCTCGCAGGATAGAAAGAGCCAGGGGTAAATTCCAACGCAGACTAGAACTGCCGGTTGCAGTGGATTCGGAAAAGGTAGAAGCAACCGTAAAAGACGGAGTTCTTACTTTAGTGCTCCCAATCTTAGAGAGCGAAAAACCTAGAAAGATCCGTATCGAAGCAAAGGCATAAGGAGAAAAAAATGAGCGTATCAGAATTATTAAAAACAGAAGAAAAAGCAGCAACCGAACAAGAGAAGACTCAGAGACCAAGACCGACCTACACTCCTTCAACGGATCTTTATTCGAATGAAGAAGAGCATCTTCTCGTCCTGGATCTTCCTGGTGTGAAAGAATCCGATCTTGAAATTTCTTTGGAGAAGGACGAGCTTAGGATCTCTGCGAAGACAAGTATTTCCGAACCGAAAGGTAACTTAAGATATTCGGAATACGGAACCGGAGATTATAAAAGGACCTTCCTTGTATCCGAGCCTGTGGAAGAAGATAAAATTTCCGCAGTCCTTAAGAACGGAGTCCTGCAGCTCAGACTGCCAAGGAAGAAACCTTCAAGCAAGAAGATAGAGGTCAAAACCAACTAATTGTTTTTCAGCAAATCCTTACTTGACAACCGGGCTTCCACCCGGTTTTTTTTTGCCTCCATTCTTCCGTTCGGTTTTCCTGGATTTATGAGGACTTTTCTATTACTCTCCCTTTCCAATCTATTCATGACCTTTGCCTGGTATGGTCATTTAAAGTTCTTTAAGGACTTTCCGATTTGGAAAACGATCCTGATCTCTTGGGGGATCGCATTTTTAGAATATTGTTTTATGGTACCCGCAAATCGGATCGGATATGCAGAAGATGGATTAAGCGGTTTCCAACTTAAGATCCTGCAGGAAGTGATCACGATCACTATTTTTGTAGGATTTGCAATTTTGGTATTAAAAGAAAAGATGAAATGGAATCACGCGGTAAGTTTCTTTTTGGTGATCCTTGCAGTTGTGTTCGCTTTTTATGATAAAGAATGATTGGTTCGCACGGAGGACACAGAGAACATGGAGGCTTTTTAGTTTAGTAAGAAGCCAAGGTGATTTTATAATAATTCTCTGATCTCTTTTGCTAATTCTTCTCCCTTGATTCCCGTAGGATAAGCTCTTAGGACATTTCCTGTTCTATCCACCAAATAAATGAATAGAGTATGATCCATTCCATATTCTCCATTTCCTGCCGGAACTTGGGTCTTTTGGGAGAATACTCCAAATCCTTTCTGTAATTCCCCAATCTGATCCTTTCCGCCGGTCAAGGCCACGAGTTCTTTTCCCGGAAAATGAGAAATATATTTTTTTAATACTTCAGGAGTATCTCTTTCCGGATCAATTGTGATAAAGACGGGAGTGATATTTTTAGAGTCTTCTTTTAAGGATATGAATGCGTTCTCTATATCGTTCAAAGCCATAGGGCACATATCAGGACAATGGGAAAATCCGAAATAGACTACGAATAAATTCCCGGGTAATTCTGCAGGGCGAACAGATTTGCCTTCTGTATCTTTCAGGATAGAAGTTTTCCATTCTGCTACAGGCGCCTCGGATGCGAATTTAGAAGAAGGTTTCTTCTTCATATAAAACCCGACGCCGAAACCGATCCCAAGAATCAATAGGGACAAAATTATATTTTTATAATTCGATTTTAGAAAATTCATACTGCTACGATCCAGCCCATTGCTCCCCTATCCGCCATATGGGTCTGATGAGGATGGAACATATATCTTCCTCTTTTAGTAAGTGTAAATTCCACGATCGCTCTTTCCGTTTGGCCGAGAGTGATCACATCTGTATGTTCATCAGGTACAAGTTTGGTCCCGGTCCTATACACATCGAATGTTTGTGAATGAAGATGAAAAGAAGCAATAGGATCATGTTCAGTCATATTCGCAATGTACAATCTTACTTTTTTTCCCACAGGAACTTTGATAGGGAAACGATCATAATATCCCGCGATACCGTTCCAAGCATAGATATCATTACGGCCGGTTTCATTCAGATCCCAGCCCGCAAGTATCAACATGAACTCTAATGCGGGAGGTCTTCCCCCTGGAGGATCCACTATAAATCCACCGTACAAACCCTTGGACATATGACTCGCTAAAGGAGGAACATGACAATGATAAGGATGAAAACCGATTGGACCTGCAGTGATCTTATAGATCCTTTCTGCACCAGGTGCGATCGGCTCCCAACCATCCTGCCCCGGATCATGAGTGCCATGAAAATGGACTGAGTGAGGATGATTGGAATGATTCCTAAAAGTGAGTTCCATCTCTTGACCAAGTCTTGCACGGATCACTTTTCCAGGCACAACACCATCGAATGTCCAAGCATCCACGACTGTGTTATGAGCCACAGTCAATGGCATTTCTATAATATTGACCTCGGAGCGGAACTTAGGACCGGAAGGTGCCTGAGGAATGGTGGTATTCAATTCCATCCTAGACAAGGACGCGGCATCCGCGAACATTGGAGGATGGATCATACTTCCATAGGAATTCCCACCTATGGATCCAGGCAGTCTGATAGAAGGATTCGGAGTAGAAGAAGTCTGCCCCGGAACGGAAGATCCTGTCCTACAAAGAGGATCTTCTTTTTTGCCCGAGGTAATCCCGGCGATCCCGGTACCCGCTGCGAGTCCTGCACCGCCTATTCCTAACCAACGAAGGAAATCCTTCCGATTCATATTACTTTTCCGTTTATTAGAATCTTGCGATTGTTGAGATCAGAAGTGTTAGAACCAAAAGGCCGATCCCGCCATACACAAGACTGTTCTTTGCCCAAGATGGGATCTTAGAACCGCCGACCAAATGATACGCTCCTGCTCCGAATAATGGAACAAGAATGATCGCAGCAGTCCATAAACTTCCTTTTTTAGGATCAACGTCCTCTCTTTTAGACAAATCGATCAGGGCTAAAGGAGCCCAAAGAGCGAATAAAATGTAGAAAATGTAGTATCCGTAAAAGTTGAAAAGTAAGGTAAAAAATCCGGGATCGTAAAATTGAGTAGTTTCCATAAATAACTCCTTAATATATTTTAAAATTCTAATGTATTAGTTTCCTAAGATCAACCCGCTCCGACGTTCCCTACTATGGTGAACCCAAGATAGAGAATGAAAGCCAGAGAAGCCCCAAATCCCGCGAATACCAGAGTAAATCTCAAATATTTAGGATAAGAAGATCTGCCTGAAAGAAGATAAGCTCCTCCTCCGATGAACGGCACTAAGGAAACAAATGCTAACCAAACGTATTTACCAGGGCTGATCTCCGATTTGGAAACCAGATCATAAACACTTAAGCTGACCAAACATACATAAAGAAGAAGTGGAAGTAAATATCCGAACCAACGGAAGATCACTATCTGGATATCCAAAGGTTTCGGAACCGAAAATCCGCCTAAAACGTCCCCGAACTTAGGCTTTCTTTCTGCGAGGATCTTAGCCGCTTCTTCAGGAAGTTTTACTTTATCCAGATCTAAACCGAAATCTTCGAATGGATGAATAGCAGGTTTAATTGGAGCGGCAACTCCACCGGGAATATTCGCTTGAGGAGGAGGAACCGGTTGATTCTTCCAATCTCCACTAGGATAAATTCCATGAGTAGCATCCACCATCAAAGAAAGCGCGTTATACGCAGTGAAAATTTCTCCGCCCATCGGGAATCTGATCCCTGAACCGCAAGAATTCGTTTTTTCCAATAAAGGAGGAACAGAGGTCTGGTATTTGTTGTTTGAAAAACAGTTCCCGATACTGATCGGTCCTGCAAGAGTCAAGTCCCCAAAACCGGAAGAATGTACTATGTTTCCTTCCACAATATTCTTATGAGAGAACCAGAAATTTTCGTCCAGGTTCGGAAAGATCGCGATCCCGTGGTTATCATGTCCGATCACTACGTTATTTTTGATCACATTATGCAAACCGCCCGCAATCAGTATTCCTGTTCCATAAGTAGGATATTCCAAAGGTTTGATAGGAGCAGTTAAATTATTATTATCATAGATCAGGTTTCCTATGATATAAGTTTCTCTTTCCGGAGGAAGAAGTTCCCTATCCAAGGAATTCGGCCCTAAACCTACTATATTATTTCTCCAGATAGAGCTGAGGATGTATAATTCTCCCCCTGCGTTCGTTCCGGAATAACCTAAGGCGCTGTTTTCGGAGATCACATCATATAGGATAGCCTTACAAGGATAACACTGACCAACATAGATACCCGCATCAGGAGATCCGGAAGCATAAGAATGTTCTAATACTCCGTTCACTGAATCGAAAGCATAGATCCCATAGTCTCCGTTATTATAAGCGGTAAGATAAGAACCTCTCCATCCTTTTACGCCTGTCCAAAAGAATCCGTTTAACGTGGAGTTCCTTGCAGTCATATTCTCTACCGCAACACCGTTCGCTCCTACCACGATCACACCGTTCGCTCTTTGGAACTGACCGTCTAAAATTACTTTGTTCCTATCCGTTCCTCTTAGGGTAAGAGAAGGAGTAGTGACCACCACTTCTTCATAATATACACCTTCGTCGACTAGGATCAAATCTCCAGGAGAAGCGGCATCCACTGCGTTCTGGATGGTAGGATACATTTGCGGGACTTTACGAGTGGTTCCTGAGAATTTTTCAGCCACCTTCCAATCCTTACCTGCTCTCGCCGCCGGATTATAAGCTGCGTTTCCGACTACGATATCCGCAACCATTCCGCTTTTTCCATCGGGAGAAGCGTGGAAGCTACAGTAGTAAGGGAAAACCCCTTCCTTAGGATAAGTGATCTTTACCTTTGCGCCTCTCGGCATCACGATATTACCGAAACTTTTTTCGGTAGACCAAGACTTATCCACTGCGATCGCATTATGAGGGTTAGCCCCTGAATTTACGAATTCGATCTGACCGCCGACTGGGATCTTTTGCATAGGGGGAGAAAATGCATTATCCACCATTACCACATGGGCAAAACCTTCCGTTGTCTCTCCTTCTTTGCTGCTGCAAGAAGAAGCGAAGGCTCCCATCAAAATCCCAAGGACCAATAGTCCTAGAACGGGAATATATCTTTCTTTTAAATGGAATTTAGGCATCGGAACTCCTCTCCTCATATTCGAAGTATCTCGGAATTTCACCCGAGACATGCCTTTTTTAAAATGTGAGCTTTTGCTCACTTTTTTAGTATTTTCGCATATCGCTGTGACGACACAAGCATTTTTCTGAGATTTATAATCGAGCAAATGTTATACAAAGCTGATTCTTCTTTAAAGCGAAAAAGAGTTTAGGATAATTCTTTTTTAGATCCTGGATCTTTTCCTGCCAGGCCCCAGCCTGTCCATCCGGTGATTAAAGAAAACAAAGGAGAAAGTAAATTTAAAAATGCGTAAGGAAGATACACAAGTGTAGGAACTCCTAATGCTGCGGCCATAAATGAACCGCAGGAATTCCAAGGAACTAGTGCGGAAGTCATGGTACCGGAATCTTCCAAACATCTGGAAAGATTTCTAGGATCCAATCCTCTTCTGGAATACGCTTCTTTGAACATTTTACCCGGGACCACGATCGCAAGATATTGGTCTGCGCAGAATAGATTGGTTCCCATACAGGTAAATACTGTGGCTGCAAACAGGGATCCTCTTGCCTTGGCCCAGTTTAAGACCTTCTCCGCTAAAACCTGGGTCATTCCGCCTCCTTCCATGATCCCCGCATAAAACATTGCGGAGATGATCAACCAAACAGTGGAAAGCATAGATGACATCCCGCCTCTGGACAATAAACCGTCTACTACTACATGTCCTGTTTTTACTTTTGTACCTTCCGAGGCGGCAGAGACCAAATTTTTAAAAGCGGCGGAAGCGGCATCTTGAAAGTTTGAAGAATTTGTATATATATTTGACTGAGTCAGAATAAAACAAACTCCACCGCTCAAGATCCCGATAAAGATGGAAGGAATTGCGGAAACTCTAAAATAGATGAGAAAGAATGTGAGAAGAGGTGGAAGAAGTAGGACCCAAGAAATTTGAAATTCGGCTTTTAATGCGGAGATCACCGGCCCTGTTGCAGTTTCCGTTTCTCCATGGCTTCCGCCCCACCCTAAAAATCCGAATGCCAAAAGACAGATCCCGAATGTAGGTAAAGTAGTCCTCGCCATATTACGAATATGTGATAGAAGAGAAACCCCGGTAATGGAAGATGCAAGATTTGTGGTTTCCGAAAAAGGGGAAAGTTTATCTCCGAAGTAGGCTCCTGAAACCACTGCCCCCGCTACCATTCCCAAAGGTTTTCCAAGCCCTGCACCAACTCCTATGAGTGCCACTCCGATCGTTCCGGCAGTGGACCAAGAACTTCCTGTCGCCAAAGAAACTACGGAAGATAAGATTAAAGCGGATGGTAAAAATATCTCAGGCTTTAATAATTCCAGTCCCCAGACAATAAGTGCAGGAACAATTCCGGAACGGATCCAAATCCCGATCAATGCACCGATCAAAAGTAAAATGAGTATGGGTTGGAGAACATTCCTAAGAGAATCTAAAACAGTGCTCTCAATTTTTTCCCAAGAAATCCCTCTGAGTCTGGAAATTCCCGCGGAGATCGCACCTGCGCTGAATAACAAAATTTGAGCAGGCCCTTCTGCGATCCCGCTTCCGAATAAATATCCTGCGATACTTAAGGAAAGGATCAAAAATCCAAGAGGAAATAAGGAGATCCAAAATCCGGGTTTTTCGTTCATCTCGGAAAATCCTTAGGTAAATTAGATCTGATCTTTGTTTTGATCCCTGTAAACGGATGAATGAACTTTAAAGAACTGGAATGTAAAGCCTGTCTATTCATTCCGAGTTTTGCGATCAGATCAGGATCTTTTCCTTCTATAAATTCTAGAAATGTACCCTCGTCCTTGCCGTAAATTTTATCTCCCAGCAATGGGAATCCTAAAGAATATAAAGTAGCCCTGATCTGGTGGAGCCTTCCCGTTTTTGGAAGACAATATACCTTAGAAAAGTGAATTCCCTGAAACGTACCTTCTCCAATTTTTCTAAATATCGTCTCGGAAGTTTCATAATCCTCTTCCGGAACATCCGATTTTCGAAAAGAATCCTCATGCACGAATTTTCTTTTCTTACGGATCAAAGAAGAAGGATCCGATATCAAAAATCCTTTCGCTTTCAATCTGGCCGGAAATTCTCCCCAAACAAACGCGATATAAGTTTTCTGGATTTTTCTTTTGGAGAATAGATCGGACAATTTGGAGGCGGATTCGGGATCCTTTCCAAAGATCACAACTCCTGAAGTCTCTCTGTCCAATCTGTGGATCGTATAAATTTTTTCGAAACGAGGATCTTCTTGGATGAGATCGGTAAGATTATTTTTTCTGTATCTGCCTGCACTATGGATCGGAATATCTCCCGGTTTTTCCACAGTGATATAATAAGGATCTTCGTATAAAATCTGAAAATCGGTTTGGATCGGAGGTTCGAAACTTTCTCCAGGAAGATAAAGTATCTCGTCCCCTTCTTTGATGGAGTAGGAAGGTTTTACAGGTTTTCCCTGGACTAGTATTTTACCTTCTTCTAATATTTTTCTCCAATTGGATCTGGATTGGTAAGTAAATCTGGAGGCGAGAAATACATCCAGTCTGGAACCTGCTTCTTCTTTTCCGATCTTTGTTCTGAGACCTTCTTGTGTGGGAGAATTAGACAGATTCTTCTTCTCCTTCGAAACCCATATCCGGAACTTCTTCCGAAACAGTTTCCATTTCAGAAGAAGACCCTTCCGCGGCTCCTCCTCCCTCT
The nucleotide sequence above comes from Leptospira dzoumogneensis. Encoded proteins:
- the nhaC gene encoding Na+/H+ antiporter NhaC encodes the protein MNEKPGFWISLFPLGFLILSLSIAGYLFGSGIAEGPAQILLFSAGAISAGISRLRGISWEKIESTVLDSLRNVLQPILILLLIGALIGIWIRSGIVPALIVWGLELLKPEIFLPSALILSSVVSLATGSSWSTAGTIGVALIGVGAGLGKPLGMVAGAVVSGAYFGDKLSPFSETTNLASSITGVSLLSHIRNMARTTLPTFGICLLAFGFLGWGGSHGETETATGPVISALKAEFQISWVLLLPPLLTFFLIYFRVSAIPSIFIGILSGGVCFILTQSNIYTNSSNFQDAASAAFKNLVSAASEGTKVKTGHVVVDGLLSRGGMSSMLSTVWLIISAMFYAGIMEGGGMTQVLAEKVLNWAKARGSLFAATVFTCMGTNLFCADQYLAIVVPGKMFKEAYSRRGLDPRNLSRCLEDSGTMTSALVPWNSCGSFMAAALGVPTLVYLPYAFLNLLSPLFSLITGWTGWGLAGKDPGSKKELS
- a CDS encoding pseudouridine synthase, with the translated sequence MGKEEAGSRLDVFLASRFTYQSRSNWRKILEEGKILVQGKPVKPSYSIKEGDEILYLPGESFEPPIQTDFQILYEDPYYITVEKPGDIPIHSAGRYRKNNLTDLIQEDPRFEKIYTIHRLDRETSGVVIFGKDPESASKLSDLFSKRKIQKTYIAFVWGEFPARLKAKGFLISDPSSLIRKKRKFVHEDSFRKSDVPEEDYETSETIFRKIGEGTFQGIHFSKVYCLPKTGRLHQIRATLYSLGFPLLGDKIYGKDEGTFLEFIEGKDPDLIAKLGMNRQALHSSSLKFIHPFTGIKTKIRSNLPKDFPR